In Nicotiana tabacum cultivar K326 chromosome 11, ASM71507v2, whole genome shotgun sequence, a single window of DNA contains:
- the LOC107814780 gene encoding protein PGR — protein MEKHLIQPAVAALVSSVIAIRAHKRKSLNLSGAISGFIVMFIHLAVNYRFGAMLLVFFFTCSKFTRFGEDRKRKLDADFKEGGQRDWIQVFFNSGIATLLVLTTWMLIGSQDKCLDSKESGIITSLIGGIIGQYCCCNGDTWSSELGILSNEEPRLITTYKPVRRGTNGGVTKAGLLAAAAAGAVIGFTFVVLGFFTTKCTSDVTVKQLLVIPLSALAGVCGSVIDSLLGATLQFSGFCTVRKKVVGKPGPTVKRISGLTVLDNNTVNLVSILLTTAITSFAFLCIF, from the exons ATGGAAAAACATTTAATTCAACCGGCAGTGGCTGCACTTGTTTCATCGGTAATCGCCATTAGAGCTCACAAACGGAAGTCTCTCAACTTGTCCGGCGCCATTTCTGGATTCATTGTCATGTTTATTCACCTTGCCGTTAATTACAG GTTTGGAGCAATGTTGCTGGTGTTCTTTTTTACTTGTTCAAAGTTTACCCGATTTGGAGAAGATAGAAAGAGGAAACTTGATGCTGATTTTAAAGAGGGTGGTCAACGCGATTG GATTCAAGTCTTCTTCAACAGTGGCATTGCTACCCTTTTGGTCCTGACTACATGGATGTTGATTGGGTCACAGGACAAATGTCTGGATTCAAAAGAGTCAGGCATAATAACATCTTTAATTGGTGGTATCATTGGTCAGTATTGCTGCTGCAATGGGGACACATGGTCTTCAGAGCTTGGGATACTTAGTAATGAGGAGCCTCGGCTTATTACAACCTACAAG CCCGTTCGAAGGGGTACAAATGGTGGAGTGACAAAAGCAGGACTCTTGGCTGCAGCAGCAGCAGGCGCTGTCATTGGATTCACATTTGTAGTCCTGGGATTTTTCACTACAAAATGCACATCTGATGTGACTGTAAAGCAGCTTTTGGTGATACCACTTTCTGCACTGGCTGGAGTATGCGGTAGTGTTATTGATTCTTTATTGGGAGCAACACTGCAATTCAGTGGATTCTGTACTGTTCGGAAGAAG GTGGTTGGGAAGCCAGGGCCAACTGTGAAGAGAATATCTGGTCTTACTGTCCTTGACAATAATACCGTGAACCTCGTTTCGATATTGCTGACAACAGCTATAacctcatttgccttcttatgcATTTTCTGA